In Musa acuminata AAA Group cultivar baxijiao chromosome BXJ3-11, Cavendish_Baxijiao_AAA, whole genome shotgun sequence, one DNA window encodes the following:
- the LOC103971180 gene encoding uncharacterized protein LOC103971180: MEDCHDLWNQIEELIWRGHLACYLKSREVTPRPRGPPERQIDVISGGLVAGDTSMTARKAYTRSTVEKRPWPEHEPTITFGAGEVERSHHDDALVISVQIANAQVKRVMVDTGSSADVLYFDAFGRLGLTQEKLTPVTSALTGFTVDSISPLKTTMLPITLREEPRMKTIMTTFMVVDLPSAYNVILGRPTLNRIQAVVSTYHRTIKFPTLVGIGEA, encoded by the coding sequence ATGGAGGACTGCCATGACCTCTGGAACCAGATAGAAGAACTAATCTGGAGAGGCCACCTTGCATGCTATCTCAAGTCCCGGGAGGTGACTCCGCGCCCTAGAGGGCCCCCCGAGAGACAGATCGACGTCATCTCTGGCGGGCTGGTAGCCGGCGACACTAGCATGACAGCAAGAAAGGCCTACACACGTAGTACGGTGGAGAAGCGTCCCTGGCCTGAGCACGAGCCTACAATTACCTTTGGAGCTGGAGAGGTCGAGCGCTCCCACCATGACGATGCTCTGGTGATCTCCGTCCAAATCGCCAATGCCCAAGTCAAGAGGGTGATGGTTGATACGGGGAGTTCCGCCGACGTCCTCTACTTCGATGCCTTTGGGAGGCTCGGTTTGACCCAGGAAAAACTTACCCCTGTGACATCAGCTCTTACAGGGTTCACCGTAGATTCCATCTCCCCGCTTAAAACCACAATGCTCCCCATTACCCTCAGGGAGGAACCGAGGATGAAAACaataatgaccaccttcatggtgGTCGACCTACCATCGGCCTACAATGTCATCCTCGGCCGCCCGACCCTCAACAGGATCCAGGCGGTGGTCTCTACTTATCACAgaaccatcaagttcccaaccTTGGTAGGGATTGGGGAGGCTTAG